A section of the Candidatus Paceibacterota bacterium genome encodes:
- a CDS encoding DoxX family protein, with protein sequence MEKLEQYKLFVRTHKFDIAIFTLRFVLAFIFVAHAAIKIAYVDDTFDTFVAYGAPGIFGLILALIELITGIMMLAGFVVEVAAVAQALIALGSIYVVHGSRGFFIENGGYEYALLILAASTAIGLLGPGKIVLAKRYARTARSLREGGVDAESHPLGT encoded by the coding sequence ATGGAAAAACTCGAGCAGTACAAACTTTTTGTGCGCACGCACAAGTTCGATATCGCAATATTCACCCTTCGTTTCGTGCTTGCATTCATTTTTGTTGCGCACGCAGCAATCAAAATTGCCTACGTTGATGATACGTTTGATACCTTTGTTGCATACGGGGCTCCTGGCATATTTGGGCTCATCCTTGCACTCATTGAACTCATTACGGGAATCATGATGCTTGCAGGCTTCGTCGTTGAAGTTGCCGCAGTAGCGCAAGCACTTATTGCACTTGGGTCTATATATGTCGTTCATGGAAGTCGTGGCTTCTTCATCGAAAATGGTGGCTATGAATATGCGCTACTTATCCTTGCAGCGAGCACCGCGATCGGACTCCTTGGGCCTGGCAAGATCGTGCTTGCAAAGCGCTATGCACGCACGGCTCGTTCACTTCGGGAAGGAGGCGTCGACGCAGAAAGCCACCCACTTGGCACATAA
- a CDS encoding ThiF family adenylyltransferase, with translation MNRMNFSMQSDLFDPEHTRTVTVIGVGSVGSNVADMLARIGVERMTIIDGDAVESHNIPASRFVLEDLGYFKADIVAKRLLDEVGLTVKAERRYYEGQERLKGSVFACVDTMSARKKIWSQIRKNPLVDVFIDTRVARRFFTVFCVRPSLPEDIAHYEHFLYDDADATGQGCGAHGIITASTMVAAEAVERLCAFWSDGSIRVQTEGIVGGERFSITPHT, from the coding sequence ATGAATCGCATGAATTTTTCCATGCAGTCCGATCTTTTTGACCCCGAGCATACCCGCACGGTTACCGTCATTGGTGTTGGTTCAGTCGGCAGCAATGTCGCCGATATGCTTGCACGCATTGGCGTCGAGCGCATGACCATCATCGATGGCGATGCGGTCGAATCGCACAACATCCCCGCGTCCCGTTTCGTTCTCGAAGACCTCGGTTATTTCAAGGCCGACATCGTGGCAAAAAGGCTCCTCGATGAAGTTGGCCTTACGGTAAAAGCTGAGCGCCGCTATTATGAGGGACAGGAGCGACTGAAGGGTTCGGTCTTTGCTTGCGTCGACACCATGTCTGCGCGAAAGAAGATCTGGTCCCAGATTAGGAAAAATCCGCTCGTCGATGTGTTCATCGATACGCGTGTCGCGCGTCGATTCTTCACGGTGTTCTGTGTGCGCCCCTCGTTACCCGAGGATATCGCGCACTATGAGCACTTTCTCTATGATGATGCGGATGCGACCGGTCAAGGCTGTGGTGCCCATGGCATCATCACCGCATCGACTATGGTCGCAGCGGAAGCAGTAGAGCGCTTGTGCGCATTTTGGTCCGATGGTAGTATCCGTGTACAGACGGAAGGTATCGTCGGTGGTGAACGTTTTTCCATCACACCCCACACCTAA
- the rplT gene encoding 50S ribosomal protein L20: protein MSRVKRGTTSLKRRRNVLKAAKGFRNARSTKEAQAKVALRKAGVYAFAHRRDKKNDFRRLWQVRISAAVKPLGTSFSKFIGAAAKKNIALDRKILSTLAQENPETFTRIVKEVMA from the coding sequence ATGTCACGTGTAAAGCGCGGTACAACGTCCCTTAAGCGTCGCCGCAATGTGCTCAAGGCAGCCAAGGGCTTCCGCAATGCTCGCAGTACGAAGGAGGCACAGGCAAAGGTGGCACTCCGCAAGGCAGGTGTTTACGCCTTCGCTCATCGTCGCGATAAGAAGAATGATTTCCGCCGACTCTGGCAGGTGCGCATTAGCGCAGCGGTCAAGCCACTGGGAACCTCATTCTCAAAGTTCATCGGAGCAGCAGCAAAGAAGAATATTGCGCTCGATCGCAAGATTCTCTCAACCCTCGCTCAGGAGAACCCAGAGACTTTCACTCGTATCGTTAAGGAGGTAATGGCATAA
- a CDS encoding 50S ribosomal protein L35, which produces MKTNKSYAKRVKVTKSGKALVRKPGINHYNALESRSTQLNRKGRTALNMSAKTAARFLSNVG; this is translated from the coding sequence ATGAAGACCAACAAGTCATACGCAAAGCGTGTTAAGGTAACAAAGTCAGGTAAGGCACTCGTGCGCAAGCCAGGCATCAACCACTACAACGCTCTTGAGAGCCGTTCTACCCAGCTTAACCGCAAGGGTCGCACCGCACTCAACATGTCGGCTAAGACAGCCGCTCGTTTCCTATCGAACGTCGGATAG
- the infC gene encoding translation initiation factor IF-3: MKEKVRINNQIRARDLRVIDDEKGNLGIMSTEDALKLAKERGLDLIEISPEADPPIAKITDYGKFQYTTQKKESEARAKAHVTETKTVQIKIATGEHDLELKAKRISEWLKEGHRVKLDLYLAGRAKYLDPKFLDERLHRVLVLVSEDYKIAEAPKRGPKGLSTVLERGKPKKDTKDEKDVKVAKETKA; encoded by the coding sequence GTGAAAGAAAAAGTAAGGATAAATAACCAAATTCGTGCTCGCGACCTTCGCGTGATCGACGATGAAAAGGGAAATCTCGGTATCATGTCCACAGAGGACGCTCTTAAGCTTGCAAAAGAGCGCGGTCTTGACTTGATCGAGATCTCTCCAGAGGCCGATCCGCCTATTGCAAAAATTACTGATTATGGTAAGTTTCAGTACACTACGCAAAAGAAGGAGAGTGAAGCACGTGCAAAGGCACATGTCACGGAAACGAAGACTGTTCAGATTAAAATCGCGACTGGAGAGCACGATCTCGAGCTCAAAGCAAAGCGAATTTCTGAGTGGCTCAAGGAAGGTCATCGCGTCAAGCTGGACCTCTACCTTGCAGGACGAGCGAAATATCTCGATCCAAAGTTTCTCGATGAGCGCCTGCATCGTGTCCTTGTTCTCGTTTCCGAGGATTACAAAATAGCCGAAGCACCGAAGCGTGGACCTAAGGGTCTCTCGACCGTTCTCGAAAGAGGTAAGCCAAAAAAGGACACCAAAGACGAGAAGGACGTAAAAGTTGCAAAGGAGACAAAAGCATAA
- a CDS encoding MBL fold metallo-hydrolase has product MSHKARIGFFGAVDSVTGNNFYFEAQGKKIMIDCGLYQGAHYADERNHAPFMVDPKTIDILLVTHAHIDHVGRIPKFVKEGFKGRIISTVPTKELADIMLHDTVSILAHEATRDGTEPIYEESDVEKTMRLWHTEEYYESFPLADHLSCEMKDAGHMLGSAMMFLKLGRDIMVFTGDLGNSPTPLIRDTDSIEGVKYLLMEAVYGDRNHENREDRKENLKKAIMASVAKGGTLLLPAFSIERTQELLFELNEMVEHHQLPTVKIYVDSPLAIKATQVYHRSNKYFNKEVQHIIKSGDDVFRFPNLFFTETRAESMAIWDQHGPKVIMAGSGMLNGGRIMHHFRHFAGDEKTAVLLTGYQAAGTVGRRLIDGDRHIRIGDAEVDVRAHLSVLNGYSGHKDMDHLVEFVEKGSATLKKVFVAIGEPRSTMFLAQRIKDYLGLDATVPELGTTIELEFED; this is encoded by the coding sequence ATGTCACACAAAGCGCGAATAGGTTTCTTCGGTGCCGTAGACTCAGTAACGGGCAATAACTTCTACTTCGAGGCACAGGGGAAGAAGATCATGATTGACTGTGGGCTTTATCAGGGGGCGCACTATGCCGACGAGCGTAATCATGCCCCATTCATGGTTGACCCAAAGACCATTGATATTTTGCTCGTGACCCACGCGCATATTGACCATGTCGGCCGTATTCCGAAGTTTGTAAAAGAGGGATTCAAAGGGCGCATTATTTCGACTGTTCCTACGAAGGAACTTGCTGACATCATGCTCCATGATACGGTAAGCATTCTTGCGCACGAGGCAACGCGCGATGGCACGGAGCCAATCTATGAGGAGTCTGACGTTGAGAAGACGATGCGTCTTTGGCACACTGAGGAGTATTATGAATCATTCCCACTGGCAGACCATCTCTCCTGTGAGATGAAGGATGCAGGTCACATGCTCGGATCTGCGATGATGTTCCTTAAGCTTGGTCGGGATATTATGGTATTCACTGGCGACCTCGGTAATTCTCCGACGCCACTCATCCGTGATACGGATTCTATTGAGGGAGTGAAGTATCTCCTTATGGAAGCAGTCTATGGTGATCGCAATCATGAGAACAGAGAAGATCGAAAGGAGAATCTCAAGAAGGCCATCATGGCGAGTGTTGCAAAAGGTGGCACACTTCTTCTTCCTGCATTCTCCATTGAGCGTACACAAGAGCTGCTCTTTGAGCTCAATGAAATGGTTGAGCATCATCAGCTTCCAACAGTGAAGATTTATGTTGACTCACCGCTAGCGATTAAGGCGACACAGGTCTATCACCGTAGTAATAAGTACTTCAATAAGGAGGTGCAGCATATCATTAAGAGTGGTGACGATGTCTTCCGTTTTCCAAATCTTTTCTTCACCGAGACACGCGCCGAAAGTATGGCGATCTGGGACCAGCATGGTCCAAAGGTGATTATGGCAGGATCGGGAATGCTTAATGGTGGACGCATCATGCATCACTTCCGTCACTTTGCAGGTGATGAGAAGACCGCGGTATTGCTTACGGGTTATCAAGCAGCAGGTACGGTAGGCCGAAGGCTCATTGATGGTGATCGTCATATTCGTATCGGCGATGCCGAAGTTGATGTGCGCGCACATCTCTCTGTGCTTAATGGTTACTCTGGACACAAGGACATGGATCACTTGGTAGAGTTTGTGGAGAAAGGCTCAGCGACACTCAAGAAAGTGTTCGTGGCAATTGGAGAACCACGCAGTACTATGTTTCTTGCACAGCGTATCAAGGATTATTTGGGTCTCGATGCAACGGTTCCTGAGCTTGGCACAACGATTGAGCTCGAGTTTGAGGATTAA
- a CDS encoding ATP-dependent Clp protease proteolytic subunit yields MTSNTPYLNIPTDQDNAEYLLLTQGKMVMMGEINEQSYAKLFGNLLLLDAIGSPDVELHISSDGGSVTYGFMMFDAIRLYKGKIIGIVPGGQAISMASVILQACTLRKMSRHSWMNIHTALTKNPISYADIVSAGKMKKLTEVLKISTERILDAYMLRAKVSRKRIATLMGENKELPPGLALKLGLIDEII; encoded by the coding sequence ATGACCAGCAATACTCCTTACCTCAATATCCCCACCGATCAAGACAATGCGGAATACCTCCTCCTCACCCAGGGGAAGATGGTCATGATGGGAGAAATCAACGAACAGTCGTATGCGAAACTGTTCGGCAATCTTCTTCTGCTTGATGCCATTGGAAGTCCCGACGTCGAGCTACACATCAGTAGCGACGGCGGCAGTGTCACCTACGGATTCATGATGTTCGATGCGATCAGACTCTACAAGGGCAAGATCATTGGTATTGTCCCTGGAGGGCAAGCAATTTCGATGGCCTCCGTCATCCTGCAAGCGTGCACGCTCCGTAAGATGTCACGGCACTCTTGGATGAATATTCACACTGCGCTTACGAAGAACCCTATCAGTTATGCAGATATCGTCAGCGCGGGAAAAATGAAAAAACTTACTGAGGTTCTTAAAATCTCCACGGAGCGCATCCTTGATGCATATATGCTCCGTGCGAAAGTATCGCGGAAACGCATCGCTACCCTCATGGGCGAGAATAAGGAATTGCCTCCTGGCCTTGCTCTAAAGCTCGGCCTTATCGATGAGATCATTTAA
- a CDS encoding ATP-dependent Clp protease proteolytic subunit has product MNDIPVRSNLPPDQATAEQLLLAKGIILIFGEINDAAFEKLSDQLLLLEAVGSPDIEVRFDSTGGDTLPGFLMYDLLRLYKGKTTGVITHEATSIASVVFQGCAVRKIFEHGWIHIHTPTSNDPLSLAALENAANIKDLRLGLRKCCGQMLDVYENRARCTREQIRGLMDEDRPLFAEEALNLGFVDEII; this is encoded by the coding sequence ATGAATGATATCCCAGTGCGCAGCAACCTACCCCCTGACCAAGCAACTGCAGAGCAGCTGCTACTCGCAAAAGGAATCATTCTTATCTTTGGTGAAATTAATGATGCTGCTTTTGAAAAATTGAGTGACCAGCTCCTTCTCCTTGAGGCTGTGGGTAGTCCCGACATCGAGGTACGCTTCGACAGTACTGGTGGGGACACTCTCCCAGGATTCCTCATGTACGACCTACTGCGCTTGTACAAAGGAAAGACAACCGGCGTCATCACGCACGAAGCGACGTCCATCGCCTCAGTGGTCTTCCAAGGCTGCGCGGTACGAAAAATCTTCGAGCATGGTTGGATACATATTCATACACCAACTTCAAACGATCCTCTCTCGCTCGCTGCACTTGAGAACGCAGCAAATATTAAGGACCTCAGGCTCGGGCTCAGAAAGTGCTGCGGCCAAATGCTCGACGTCTATGAAAACCGAGCGCGTTGCACCCGAGAACAGATCAGGGGACTCATGGATGAGGATCGACCTCTCTTTGCCGAAGAAGCGCTCAATCTAGGCTTCGTCGACGAAATCATATAA